A genomic region of Synechococcus sp. NOUM97013 contains the following coding sequences:
- a CDS encoding glycosyltransferase family 2 protein codes for MFISVVIPTYNRRAILEKCLSALELQDACGELDEYEVVVVDDGSTDGTPDWLRSNADRFPRVRLFEQIHGGPAEGRNRGVANARGDVIVFIDSDLVVTPTFLGCHARALSKQWARSGSRLCFTYGAVINTADFDHPTGERHKLRDLSWAYFATGNVAIDRAVLEQSGLFDQGFRLYGWEDLELGERLRQMGVELIRCPEAVGYHWHPAFRLEQIPDLIRVEGERARMGLVFYRKHPSRRVRMIIQFTWMHRLLWGLLTLGGLLNERSLRPLLAWLVRRGQPSLALELLRLPLNRIGVEALYREARVQGLR; via the coding sequence ATGTTCATCAGCGTCGTCATTCCCACCTACAACCGACGCGCCATCCTGGAGAAGTGCCTGAGCGCTCTTGAGCTTCAGGACGCCTGCGGCGAACTTGATGAGTACGAAGTGGTGGTGGTCGACGATGGCTCCACTGACGGCACACCCGATTGGCTGCGATCCAATGCCGATCGGTTCCCCAGGGTGCGATTGTTCGAGCAGATCCATGGTGGACCTGCCGAGGGCCGCAACCGCGGCGTTGCTAACGCCCGGGGTGACGTCATCGTCTTCATTGACAGTGACCTTGTGGTCACGCCTACGTTTCTTGGCTGTCATGCCAGGGCGCTGTCCAAGCAATGGGCCAGGTCCGGCTCCCGTCTCTGCTTCACCTATGGAGCTGTCATCAACACGGCAGATTTCGACCACCCCACAGGTGAGCGTCACAAACTGCGCGATCTGTCATGGGCCTATTTCGCGACGGGAAATGTCGCGATCGACCGTGCCGTGTTGGAACAATCCGGTCTGTTTGATCAAGGCTTCAGGCTCTATGGCTGGGAAGACCTTGAGCTTGGGGAGCGGCTGCGTCAGATGGGGGTTGAGCTGATTCGCTGCCCCGAAGCCGTCGGCTACCACTGGCATCCTGCCTTCCGGCTTGAGCAGATTCCTGATCTGATCAGGGTTGAAGGGGAGCGAGCCCGAATGGGATTGGTTTTTTACAGGAAGCACCCCAGTCGGCGCGTGCGCATGATCATTCAGTTCACTTGGATGCACCGTTTGCTCTGGGGACTGCTCACCCTGGGTGGACTTCTCAACGAACGCAGTCTTCGGCCGTTGCTCGCTTGGCTGGTCCGTCGCGGTCAACCCTCCCTGGCCCTCGAACTGCTGCGCTTGCCTCTCAATCGGATCGGCGTGGAAGCGCTCTACCGAGAGGCTCGTGTTCAGGGCCTGCGCTGA
- the rpsB gene encoding 30S ribosomal protein S2 → MAVVTLSEMMEAGAHFGHQTRRWNPKMSRYIYCARNGVHIIDLVQTAVCMNNAYKWTRSAARSGKRFLFVGTKKQASEVVAHEAARCGASYVNQRWLGGMLTNWTTMKARIDRLKDLERMESSGAIAMRPKKEGAVLRRELDRLQKYLGGLKNMRRLPDVVVLVDQRRETNAVLEARKLDIPLVSMLDTNCDPDLCEVPIPCNDDAVRSVQLVLSRLADAINEGRHGSNEQRGDDGQG, encoded by the coding sequence ATGGCTGTCGTCACTCTCTCCGAGATGATGGAGGCTGGTGCCCACTTCGGACACCAGACCCGTCGCTGGAACCCCAAGATGTCGCGCTACATCTACTGCGCGCGCAATGGGGTGCACATCATTGACCTCGTGCAGACTGCTGTCTGCATGAACAACGCCTACAAGTGGACGCGTTCTGCAGCCCGCAGTGGCAAGCGTTTCCTCTTCGTTGGTACCAAGAAGCAGGCTTCCGAAGTGGTGGCCCATGAAGCAGCCCGTTGCGGTGCTTCCTACGTGAACCAGCGCTGGCTGGGCGGAATGCTCACCAACTGGACCACCATGAAGGCCAGGATCGATCGTCTGAAGGATCTGGAGCGCATGGAGTCCAGTGGCGCTATTGCCATGCGCCCGAAGAAAGAAGGTGCGGTGCTTCGCCGCGAGCTCGATCGTCTGCAGAAATACCTCGGCGGTCTGAAGAACATGCGCCGTCTTCCCGATGTGGTGGTTCTTGTGGACCAACGTCGTGAAACCAACGCTGTGCTTGAGGCGCGCAAGCTCGATATTCCTTTGGTTTCCATGCTGGATACCAACTGCGATCCCGACCTCTGTGAGGTGCCCATCCCCTGCAACGACGATGCCGTTCGCTCTGTGCAGCTGGTGCTGAGCCGTCTGGCAGATGCCATCAACGAGGGTCGTCACGGCTCCAATGAGCAGCGTGGTGACGACGGCCAAGGCTGA
- the tsf gene encoding translation elongation factor Ts, whose translation MAVAVSAKLVKELRDKTGAGMMDCKKALAATEGDAEKAIEWLRQKGIASAEKKSGRTAAEGAIGSYIHTGARVGVLVEVNCETDFVARGDMFQELLRDVAMQVAACPGVEYVTTAEIPSEIREREKSIEMGRDDLEGKPEQMKEKIVEGRINKRLKELALMEQPFIKDSSLTVAELVKQTAGKIGENVKVRRFTRYTLGEGIEVEENDFAAEVASMTKS comes from the coding sequence ATGGCTGTTGCCGTATCCGCCAAGCTCGTCAAGGAACTCCGCGACAAGACCGGCGCTGGAATGATGGACTGCAAGAAAGCCCTTGCAGCCACCGAAGGTGATGCCGAAAAAGCCATCGAATGGCTGCGTCAGAAGGGCATCGCCAGTGCAGAGAAAAAGTCCGGTCGTACCGCTGCAGAAGGTGCCATCGGTAGTTACATCCACACCGGTGCCCGAGTTGGTGTTCTGGTTGAAGTCAACTGCGAAACAGATTTCGTGGCTCGTGGCGACATGTTCCAGGAATTGCTTCGCGACGTCGCGATGCAGGTGGCTGCTTGTCCTGGAGTTGAGTACGTGACGACCGCCGAGATCCCCTCTGAAATCCGTGAACGGGAGAAGTCCATCGAGATGGGGCGTGACGATCTCGAAGGCAAGCCTGAGCAGATGAAAGAGAAGATCGTTGAGGGTCGAATCAACAAGCGCCTCAAGGAATTGGCTCTAATGGAACAGCCCTTCATTAAGGACAGCTCACTCACCGTTGCCGAGCTCGTCAAGCAAACTGCGGGCAAGATCGGTGAGAACGTCAAAGTGCGTCGTTTCACCCGCTACACCCTTGGTGAAGGCATCGAAGTCGAGGAGAACGACTTCGCGGCAGAGGTCGCTTCCATGACCAAGTCCTGA
- the recG gene encoding ATP-dependent DNA helicase RecG, with protein sequence MVAQPAGDASFQVAPGLDRQALERFLVWIRPLQQALSLEADRGFADLQGRKEHFHSFMARELASPPDIPLPGDVPERLRVLAEGFADYHTHNDAARRRQVTVARQWLHALRQRLEPSAPMAPPRLKVAQPSPTASGPSGSSPSLDAPLAQVRGIGPKLAERLASLGLLLVRDLLLHYPRDYVDYSALRRIEALVPGETATIVATVRRCHGFTSPRNPNLSIIELQLQDPTGRIKVTRFLAGKRFSNPSYLHGQTRQYPNGATVAVSGLVKDGPYGLSFQDPLIEVMESAQSPLRSSRIGRLLPVYPLTEGLTADRFRSLVSRVLPAVRLWPEPLPRERRQARQLLSRDKALVAIHRPESSEQLQRARHRLVFDEFLLLQLGLMQRRAALRQRSAPSLRCASDRDGLMGQFLELLPFELTGAQQRVLAEIELDLDRPEPMARLVQGDVGSGKTVVAVAALLKAIQAGWQGAMMAPTEVLAEQHYRSLCTWMPPLHVTVELLTGSTPQKQRRRILADVASGACKILVGTHALLEDPVGFERLGLVVVDEQHRFGVRQRNRLLGKGLQPHLLTMTATPIPRTLALSLHGDLDVSQIDELPPGRTPIKTAMLSGSSRDEAYQLIRDEVNKGQRAYVVLPLVEDSEKMDLRSAVEVHRQLAEEVFPDLQVGLLHGRLASADKQAVIRSFAAGESQVLVSTTVVEVGVDVPEASVMVIDHADRFGLAQLHQLRGRVGRGAAASHCLLINDSRNPLARQRLEVLVRSTDGFEIAEMDLRLRGPGQVLGTRQSGLPDLALASLADDGSVLEEAREEAADILLQDPELQDHAVLKRLLEEQRSRVTAAAQLN encoded by the coding sequence TTGGTGGCCCAACCAGCCGGAGACGCCTCCTTCCAGGTAGCACCGGGTCTGGACCGCCAGGCTCTGGAACGTTTTTTGGTGTGGATCCGACCGCTTCAGCAGGCGCTCTCCTTAGAGGCTGATCGCGGTTTCGCTGACCTACAGGGCCGCAAGGAGCATTTCCACAGTTTCATGGCCCGGGAACTGGCGTCCCCGCCAGACATCCCCTTGCCTGGGGATGTGCCGGAGCGACTGCGAGTCTTGGCGGAGGGTTTCGCTGACTATCACACTCACAACGATGCAGCCCGGCGTCGTCAGGTCACGGTGGCCCGTCAGTGGTTGCATGCTCTACGTCAGCGACTTGAGCCTTCCGCACCGATGGCACCGCCACGGTTGAAGGTGGCGCAGCCATCGCCAACAGCTTCAGGACCCAGCGGGTCATCACCGTCCCTGGATGCGCCATTGGCTCAGGTCCGTGGGATTGGCCCCAAGTTGGCTGAGCGTCTGGCCAGCCTCGGATTGCTGCTGGTGCGCGATCTGCTGCTCCACTATCCACGCGATTACGTGGACTATTCCGCGTTGCGTCGGATTGAGGCGTTGGTGCCAGGTGAGACGGCCACGATCGTGGCCACCGTCCGTCGTTGCCATGGCTTCACCAGTCCACGCAATCCCAATCTCTCGATCATCGAATTGCAGCTTCAGGATCCGACGGGACGGATCAAGGTGACGCGTTTCTTGGCTGGTAAGCGTTTCAGCAATCCCTCCTACCTGCATGGCCAGACCCGGCAATACCCCAATGGCGCCACGGTTGCCGTGAGTGGACTGGTGAAGGACGGACCCTATGGGCTCAGTTTTCAGGACCCCCTCATCGAGGTGATGGAAAGTGCCCAGTCTCCATTGCGTTCCAGCCGGATCGGTCGCTTATTGCCTGTGTACCCGCTCACCGAAGGATTGACTGCGGATCGTTTCCGCTCGCTGGTGTCGCGCGTGCTCCCGGCGGTGCGTCTTTGGCCTGAACCGCTTCCGCGAGAGCGCCGGCAGGCTCGACAGCTCCTCAGTCGCGACAAGGCCCTGGTGGCGATTCATCGGCCGGAATCATCGGAGCAGCTTCAGCGAGCCAGGCATCGTCTTGTGTTTGATGAGTTTCTGCTGTTGCAGCTTGGGTTGATGCAGCGACGGGCGGCGTTGCGACAGCGCTCGGCGCCCTCCTTGCGCTGTGCCTCGGACCGTGATGGCCTGATGGGGCAGTTCCTGGAGCTGTTGCCGTTTGAGCTCACGGGCGCGCAACAAAGGGTTCTCGCGGAGATTGAGCTGGATTTGGATCGGCCTGAGCCAATGGCCCGTCTGGTGCAGGGAGATGTCGGCAGCGGCAAGACCGTCGTTGCTGTGGCAGCGCTGCTGAAGGCCATCCAGGCCGGATGGCAGGGGGCGATGATGGCCCCGACGGAGGTGCTGGCAGAACAGCATTACCGCAGTCTGTGCACCTGGATGCCGCCGTTGCACGTAACGGTGGAGCTGCTCACCGGATCGACCCCCCAGAAACAACGCCGCCGCATCCTGGCGGATGTGGCATCAGGAGCCTGCAAGATCCTTGTGGGGACCCATGCGCTGCTGGAAGATCCCGTTGGTTTTGAGCGGTTGGGTCTTGTCGTGGTTGATGAGCAACACCGCTTTGGTGTGCGTCAGCGCAATCGATTGTTGGGGAAGGGCTTGCAGCCTCATCTACTCACCATGACTGCCACGCCGATCCCCAGAACCTTGGCGTTATCACTCCATGGCGATCTGGATGTCAGCCAGATCGATGAACTGCCGCCGGGCCGCACGCCGATCAAGACGGCGATGCTTTCTGGTTCCAGCCGCGACGAGGCTTACCAGCTGATCCGTGACGAGGTGAACAAAGGCCAGCGTGCCTATGTCGTGCTTCCTTTGGTCGAAGACTCAGAAAAGATGGATCTGCGATCGGCGGTGGAGGTGCATCGCCAGCTGGCGGAGGAGGTGTTCCCCGATCTTCAGGTGGGTCTGCTGCATGGTCGGCTGGCCAGTGCGGACAAACAGGCCGTGATTCGCAGTTTTGCCGCGGGAGAGTCGCAGGTGCTGGTCTCCACCACGGTTGTGGAAGTCGGTGTCGATGTGCCGGAGGCCAGTGTGATGGTGATCGATCACGCCGATCGCTTTGGACTTGCGCAGCTCCACCAGCTGCGTGGTCGCGTTGGACGCGGTGCTGCGGCGTCTCACTGTCTGCTGATCAATGACAGTCGCAATCCCTTGGCGCGGCAGCGGTTGGAGGTCCTGGTGCGATCCACCGATGGCTTTGAGATTGCCGAAATGGACCTCCGTCTTCGCGGTCCAGGTCAGGTGCTGGGCACTCGTCAATCGGGTCTGCCTGATCTGGCTCTGGCCAGCCTTGCCGATGATGGATCCGTGCTGGAAGAAGCGCGGGAGGAAGCCGCAGACATTCTCTTGCAGGATCCAGAGCTTCAAGACCATGCCGTGTTGAAGCGGTTGCTAGAGGAACAACGCAGTCGTGTGACCGCTGCCGCACAGCTCAATTGA
- a CDS encoding M15 family metallopeptidase produces MRRPWNDVVIADCGESLASLKTHFLCLEPHPYARVGAPYGEGADPYRLRSGVLERLQRAQDQLSLANDPVAGPLQLAIFDAWRPVQVQAYMVQHAVAELCQQREIDPLDPAQSEALALAQSDVSRFWAPPSRDPGMPPPHSTGAAVDLTLADTAGTVLPMGGEIDAIGEESIPDVHASAAEQDSSSDAALWHRRRCLLHDVMRSAGFVRHPNEWWHFSHGDQLWAWSVKAKRAIYASVPSS; encoded by the coding sequence ATGCGTCGTCCCTGGAACGATGTGGTGATTGCAGACTGCGGTGAGTCCCTGGCATCGCTCAAGACTCATTTCCTTTGCCTGGAACCGCATCCTTATGCGCGGGTGGGAGCTCCCTATGGCGAGGGTGCGGATCCCTACAGGCTTCGATCCGGCGTGCTGGAGCGATTGCAGAGGGCTCAGGATCAGCTGTCGCTTGCAAACGATCCCGTTGCAGGACCTCTGCAGTTGGCCATCTTTGATGCCTGGAGACCGGTGCAGGTGCAGGCCTACATGGTTCAGCATGCAGTGGCAGAGCTTTGCCAGCAACGGGAAATTGACCCCCTCGATCCGGCCCAGTCCGAAGCGCTGGCGCTGGCTCAGTCTGACGTGAGTCGATTTTGGGCACCGCCAAGTCGTGATCCCGGGATGCCACCCCCCCACAGCACAGGTGCGGCAGTGGATCTCACCCTTGCTGACACCGCCGGGACGGTGTTGCCGATGGGGGGTGAGATTGATGCCATTGGTGAGGAGTCGATCCCGGATGTTCATGCATCAGCAGCGGAGCAGGATTCATCGAGTGATGCTGCTCTCTGGCATAGGAGGCGATGCCTGCTGCATGACGTGATGCGTTCAGCAGGCTTTGTCCGGCACCCGAACGAATGGTGGCATTTCAGTCACGGAGACCAGCTGTGGGCCTGGTCGGTGAAAGCTAAACGGGCGATCTACGCCTCGGTTCCCAGCAGCTGA
- a CDS encoding NADPH-dependent assimilatory sulfite reductase hemoprotein subunit, whose protein sequence is MDTALSKAEKRKLYSGHLREPLLTELGNEEIRFSEDAVQLLKFHGSYQQNHRELRKTDKVRCWQMMLRLRNPGGRIPADLFVALDDLSDRYGDGTLRATTRQAFQMHGVPKADLKTVIGTIISNLGSTLAACGDINRNVMAPPAPFEKGAYPAARKLADEIADLLSPEAAEGSYLDMWIDGDHSYRFQPTSAVRKARSRQRDGGVYSGSDAEPLYGDTYLPRKFKVAVTVPGDNSVDLLTQDIGLVAFADPSGALKGCNVYVGGGMGRTHNQDDTFARTADALGYVKADDIFDLLQSIMALQRDHGDREVRKHARMKYLLHNKGISWFRSTLKSTYFKGELKGLRLEARPKLEDYLGWHRQKKGLWFVGLPLTCGRLAGEVKSGLRKLVQTYQLEVRLTANQDLLLCNIGAPQKPAIKAALATLGFELPGEPAPLARHAIACPALPTCGLAITEAERALPSVLDRLDALLQRLEIDQSLLVRMTGCPNGCARPYMAELGLVGSGVNQYQLWLGGTPNLQTLARPFLQKMPLDQLESTLEPLLIDWKQCGVRRSFGAHVNRLGDQSVHQLLGTEA, encoded by the coding sequence ATTGACACGGCCCTGTCAAAAGCAGAAAAACGCAAGCTCTACAGCGGCCATCTGCGCGAACCTCTGCTCACGGAACTTGGCAACGAAGAGATCCGCTTCAGTGAAGACGCCGTTCAACTGCTGAAGTTCCACGGCAGCTACCAGCAGAACCATCGCGAGCTGCGCAAAACCGACAAGGTTCGCTGCTGGCAGATGATGCTGCGGCTGCGGAACCCAGGTGGACGAATCCCTGCCGACCTGTTTGTTGCCCTGGATGATCTCTCCGATCGCTACGGCGACGGAACGCTTCGCGCCACCACGCGCCAGGCCTTCCAGATGCACGGCGTGCCCAAGGCAGATCTCAAAACGGTGATCGGCACGATCATCAGCAATTTGGGTTCAACACTGGCGGCCTGCGGAGACATCAACCGCAACGTGATGGCACCTCCGGCCCCGTTTGAGAAAGGTGCATACCCAGCGGCTCGCAAGCTCGCCGATGAAATTGCGGATCTGCTCAGCCCTGAAGCCGCAGAGGGGTCTTACCTCGACATGTGGATCGATGGCGACCACAGCTACAGGTTCCAACCCACTTCAGCCGTGCGCAAAGCGCGGTCCCGGCAAAGGGATGGTGGGGTGTATTCAGGCAGTGATGCCGAACCGCTCTACGGCGACACCTACCTACCGCGCAAATTCAAGGTGGCTGTCACCGTTCCTGGTGACAACTCAGTCGATCTACTGACCCAAGACATCGGTCTAGTCGCCTTTGCTGACCCCTCCGGTGCCTTGAAAGGCTGCAACGTCTATGTGGGTGGTGGCATGGGCCGAACCCACAACCAAGACGACACCTTTGCGCGAACCGCCGATGCCCTCGGCTACGTGAAAGCGGATGACATTTTTGATCTGCTGCAGTCGATCATGGCCTTGCAGCGTGATCACGGTGACCGTGAGGTGCGCAAGCACGCGCGGATGAAATACCTGCTCCACAACAAGGGGATCAGTTGGTTCCGCTCCACCCTCAAATCGACCTATTTCAAAGGTGAATTGAAGGGCCTTCGCCTGGAGGCGCGTCCCAAGCTGGAGGATTACTTGGGATGGCATCGTCAAAAGAAGGGCCTGTGGTTTGTGGGGCTCCCCCTGACCTGCGGACGGCTCGCAGGTGAGGTCAAATCCGGATTGCGCAAGCTTGTTCAGACCTATCAGCTGGAAGTGCGTCTGACCGCCAATCAGGATCTGTTGCTGTGCAACATCGGGGCGCCCCAGAAACCCGCCATCAAAGCTGCACTGGCAACCCTGGGATTTGAACTCCCAGGTGAACCTGCACCGCTGGCGCGGCATGCGATTGCATGTCCAGCACTGCCCACCTGCGGCTTGGCCATTACCGAAGCGGAACGGGCGCTTCCTTCTGTGCTTGACCGCCTGGATGCCCTGCTGCAACGTCTGGAGATCGACCAATCCTTGCTGGTGCGCATGACTGGCTGCCCGAATGGTTGTGCCCGTCCCTACATGGCCGAACTCGGCCTGGTGGGGAGTGGCGTCAATCAATACCAGTTGTGGCTTGGAGGCACACCGAACCTCCAGACACTGGCGCGTCCGTTCCTGCAGAAAATGCCCCTCGATCAGCTGGAATCAACCCTTGAACCGCTGCTGATCGATTGGAAACAGTGCGGAGTTCGTCGCAGTTTCGGAGCTCACGTCAACCGCTTGGGAGATCAATCGGTGCATCAGCTGCTGGGAACCGAGGCGTAG
- the glyS gene encoding glycine--tRNA ligase subunit beta, with protein sequence MANTFLLEIGTEELPADFVRSALQQLERRVRTDLKELRLDHGALTVTGTPRRLLVEVSDLIDAQPDLEEDRKGPPVSQALVDGQPGPAAIGFAKRCGVDPQDLEPRDTPKGPCLFARVCTPGQDSSALLQSCIPQWIDALQGRRFMRWGSGEQRFSRPVRWLVALLGDAVVPVTLASSDPVVHSGRRSRGHRLHQELDEVRSADDLRSQLAAAGVVVDRQERAQSIRSAIADQAVACGGEADCPQGLFEELVDLVESPRVLKGEIADQYLDLPPEVIVTVMQSHQRYVPLKRPQASADPLQLEARSVLLSDYLLVSNGLPDASATIVSGNQRVLGARLADAEFFLTVDRRQPSEDRRQALDRVTFAEGLGSLLNRSERISWVMNQLVKALGIDETLAGHARRAAHLCKHDLVSQMVGEFPELQGLMGGKYLLEEGEPREVALAVAEHYQPAGAGEAPPSSDAGALLALAERFELLLSIFAKGQRPTGSSDPYALRRAGNGIVQILWDRSWRLPLQTLFSQAASHWAELFPAFKVEAASLAEDLGQLLRQRMVSQFEEDGFPIDLVQAVSGEGVTSERLLQDPVDARERLLLLQQLRSDGQLQAVQAVVQRASRLAEKGDLLATQLTTAEVIDAGLFDSPSEAGLLAELESLSPLAEACDYSGLAAGLQAAAVALEAFFDGDKSVMVMADDASVRRNRLNLLGVLRNQASVLARFDNIQA encoded by the coding sequence TTGGCGAACACGTTTCTGCTCGAGATCGGTACCGAGGAACTCCCGGCAGATTTTGTGCGCTCAGCTCTTCAGCAATTGGAGCGACGTGTTCGCACCGATCTGAAGGAGCTGCGGCTCGATCACGGTGCGCTGACGGTCACGGGAACGCCTCGCCGTCTTCTGGTGGAAGTGAGTGATCTGATCGACGCACAGCCGGATCTTGAGGAAGATCGCAAAGGTCCCCCTGTCTCCCAGGCACTGGTGGATGGCCAGCCAGGGCCTGCGGCCATCGGCTTCGCTAAACGCTGTGGGGTCGATCCTCAGGACCTTGAACCCCGTGACACGCCGAAGGGCCCTTGTCTGTTCGCACGCGTCTGCACGCCTGGTCAGGACAGCTCCGCGCTGCTTCAGTCCTGCATCCCCCAATGGATTGATGCGCTGCAGGGCCGGCGATTCATGCGCTGGGGTAGCGGTGAGCAGCGATTCAGTCGCCCTGTGCGTTGGCTTGTCGCCTTGCTGGGTGATGCCGTGGTTCCCGTCACACTGGCGTCCTCTGATCCTGTTGTTCACAGTGGCCGTCGCAGTCGTGGCCATCGTCTGCATCAGGAACTGGATGAGGTTCGTTCAGCGGATGACTTGCGGTCCCAGCTGGCAGCAGCGGGCGTCGTGGTGGATCGTCAGGAGCGTGCCCAAAGCATCCGATCCGCGATCGCCGATCAAGCAGTCGCCTGCGGCGGCGAAGCGGATTGTCCTCAGGGCTTGTTTGAGGAGCTGGTGGATCTGGTCGAATCGCCCCGTGTGCTCAAGGGTGAAATCGCTGACCAATATCTCGATCTCCCCCCAGAAGTGATCGTCACCGTGATGCAGTCGCACCAGCGCTATGTGCCGCTCAAGCGCCCGCAGGCCAGCGCCGATCCGTTGCAGCTTGAGGCGCGCAGTGTGCTGCTGTCCGACTACCTGCTGGTGAGCAACGGGCTGCCGGATGCCTCCGCAACGATCGTGAGTGGCAATCAGCGCGTGCTGGGGGCCCGTCTCGCCGATGCGGAGTTTTTCCTCACAGTGGATCGCAGGCAGCCGAGCGAAGACCGTCGCCAGGCGCTGGATCGTGTCACGTTTGCCGAAGGCCTCGGCAGTCTTCTGAACCGCAGCGAGCGGATCAGTTGGGTGATGAATCAGCTGGTGAAGGCACTCGGCATCGACGAGACCCTTGCCGGCCATGCGCGGCGTGCGGCTCATCTCTGCAAGCACGATCTGGTTAGCCAGATGGTGGGTGAATTTCCTGAACTGCAGGGACTGATGGGTGGGAAGTACCTGCTGGAAGAAGGCGAGCCCCGTGAGGTGGCCCTTGCTGTGGCGGAGCACTACCAACCAGCAGGGGCTGGCGAAGCTCCGCCATCCAGTGATGCCGGAGCCCTGCTGGCACTGGCTGAGCGCTTTGAGCTGCTCCTCAGCATCTTTGCCAAGGGCCAGCGGCCGACGGGATCGTCGGATCCCTACGCGTTGCGTCGTGCTGGCAACGGCATTGTTCAGATTCTCTGGGATCGCAGTTGGCGTTTGCCGCTGCAGACCTTGTTCAGTCAGGCTGCAAGCCACTGGGCAGAACTCTTCCCGGCTTTCAAGGTTGAAGCGGCGTCGCTTGCTGAGGATCTCGGCCAGCTGTTGCGCCAGCGCATGGTGTCCCAGTTTGAGGAGGATGGCTTCCCGATTGATTTGGTGCAGGCCGTCAGCGGGGAGGGCGTCACCAGTGAGCGCTTGCTGCAGGACCCTGTTGATGCACGTGAGCGGCTGCTGCTGCTTCAGCAGCTGCGATCCGATGGTCAACTTCAGGCTGTTCAGGCGGTGGTGCAGCGTGCTTCGCGTCTGGCAGAGAAAGGTGATCTGCTCGCAACGCAATTGACGACCGCTGAGGTGATTGATGCCGGTCTGTTCGATTCCCCCAGCGAAGCGGGTCTGTTGGCTGAACTCGAATCACTCAGCCCCCTGGCTGAAGCCTGTGATTACAGCGGTTTGGCCGCTGGTCTTCAGGCTGCGGCCGTCGCCCTCGAGGCCTTCTTCGATGGTGACAAAAGCGTGATGGTGATGGCGGACGATGCGTCTGTGCGTCGCAATCGTCTGAATCTGCTGGGAGTGTTGAGGAATCAAGCATCGGTGCTGGCGCGTTTCGACAACATCCAGGCCTGA
- the chlP gene encoding geranylgeranyl reductase yields the protein MLRVAVIGGGPSGSCAAEILAKAGISTWLFERKLDNAKPCGGAIPLCMVEEFELPESIIDRKVRNMKMISPSNKEVDIKLDPLGYDNDAYIGMCRREVFDAFLRNRAADLGTTLINGLVQKIDTGTNREGPYTLHYADYSSGGPTGELKTLDVDLIIGADGANSRVAKAMDAGDYNVAIAFQERIKLPAEEMTYYEDLAEMYVGTDVSPDFYAWVFPKFDHVAVGTGTMQQNQSLIKGLQKGIRERARKRLFKGEVIKVEAHPIPEHPRPRRVVGRMALVGDAAGYVTKSSGEGIYFAAKSGRMCAEAIVEISANGSKIPTEKEIKSTYLKRWDRKYGATYAVLDILQRIFYRNDAAREAFVEMCDDRDVQKLTFDSYLYKRVVMMNPWQQIKLTLRTLGSLLRGQALAPADYDAVPSAVGRSDGDFLAEEAAQAIKAQAQSGDSSNDNDATASSEERSTVTTS from the coding sequence ATGCTGAGAGTTGCCGTCATCGGTGGAGGTCCGAGCGGATCTTGCGCAGCCGAAATTCTGGCCAAAGCTGGGATCAGCACCTGGTTGTTTGAGCGCAAGCTGGACAACGCCAAACCCTGTGGTGGCGCCATCCCCCTGTGCATGGTCGAGGAGTTCGAGCTTCCGGAATCCATCATCGACCGCAAAGTGCGGAACATGAAGATGATTTCCCCCTCCAATAAAGAGGTGGATATCAAACTTGATCCCCTGGGCTACGACAACGACGCCTACATCGGCATGTGTCGCCGCGAGGTGTTCGACGCCTTCTTGCGTAACCGTGCTGCAGACCTCGGCACCACCCTCATCAATGGTCTCGTTCAGAAGATCGACACCGGCACCAACCGTGAGGGTCCCTACACCCTTCATTACGCCGACTACAGCTCTGGCGGCCCCACCGGTGAGCTGAAGACCCTTGATGTGGATCTGATCATCGGAGCGGACGGGGCCAACTCCCGTGTTGCCAAGGCGATGGACGCTGGTGACTACAACGTGGCGATCGCCTTCCAGGAACGCATCAAGCTTCCTGCCGAAGAGATGACCTACTACGAAGATCTGGCTGAGATGTACGTCGGTACGGACGTCTCTCCCGATTTCTATGCCTGGGTCTTCCCCAAGTTCGACCACGTGGCCGTTGGCACCGGCACGATGCAGCAAAACCAGTCCCTGATCAAGGGCCTCCAGAAAGGAATCCGTGAACGGGCGCGTAAGCGTCTGTTCAAGGGCGAAGTGATCAAGGTCGAAGCCCACCCGATTCCAGAGCATCCCAGGCCCCGTCGTGTCGTCGGCCGCATGGCCCTCGTGGGTGATGCCGCCGGTTATGTGACCAAAAGCTCTGGAGAGGGCATTTACTTTGCTGCCAAGAGTGGCCGCATGTGTGCCGAAGCGATCGTTGAAATCTCAGCCAACGGCTCCAAGATTCCAACGGAGAAGGAGATCAAATCCACCTATTTGAAGCGCTGGGATCGCAAATACGGTGCCACTTACGCCGTTCTGGACATTCTCCAGAGGATTTTCTATCGCAACGACGCGGCTCGAGAAGCCTTCGTGGAAATGTGCGATGACCGTGATGTCCAGAAACTGACGTTCGACAGCTACCTCTACAAGCGGGTGGTGATGATGAATCCCTGGCAGCAGATCAAACTCACCCTGCGGACCCTGGGAAGCCTTCTGCGCGGTCAGGCCCTCGCACCGGCCGACTACGACGCTGTGCCCTCGGCCGTTGGCCGTTCGGACGGTGACTTCCTTGCAGAGGAAGCCGCTCAAGCGATCAAAGCGCAGGCGCAGAGTGGCGATTCATCCAACGACAATGACGCCACGGCCAGCAGTGAAGAGCGCTCCACGGTGACCACCAGCTGA